In the Thauera sedimentorum genome, one interval contains:
- the aliA gene encoding cyclohexanecarboxylate-CoA ligase, producing the protein MLLAARMPSMKSAGFWRDETINPYFQRALERFPEKIAIVSYRQGEAEPVRLSYRELDRRADLIARGLVDLGVGNSDVVSFQLPNTWEFLAIALACARIGAAANPVMPIFRQHELKFMLRLAESKVFIVPKTFRGFDHEVMGRDLMSELPDLRRLVVLGGDGEDNFERALLRDDTPPLATEALAPDDVLLLMYTSGTTGEPKAVMHTSNTLFSNLHAYIQVMQLSEADIVLGASPMAHLTGFGYLAMLPLILNSTTVLMDIWDPKRALQIARDEGVTFSMASAAFVSDMCLAVENGEQPAPTFTKFNCAGAPIPPVVIERAHRLMGLRISSAWGMTECGAITITEPTRALEKSGVSDGRLVPGIELRVVDANGNPLPAGETGELYIRGASLFAGYLKRPQLNATNDEGWFHTGDLAFIDAEGYLRINGRSKDIVIRGGENIPVMEVENLLYKHPAILTCAIVGYPDKRLGERACAFVTLKPGACFSFEEMSRYLAEQKIAIQYVPERLEILESLPATPSGKLQKFKLRQMAQQFAVDANC; encoded by the coding sequence GTGCTGCTGGCAGCGCGCATGCCGTCCATGAAGTCGGCCGGCTTCTGGCGCGACGAGACCATCAACCCCTACTTCCAGCGCGCACTCGAGCGATTCCCGGAGAAGATCGCCATCGTGTCCTATCGGCAAGGCGAGGCCGAACCGGTGCGCCTGAGCTATCGCGAACTGGATCGCCGTGCCGACTTGATTGCCCGCGGACTGGTCGACCTGGGCGTGGGCAACTCCGACGTGGTGTCCTTCCAGTTGCCAAATACCTGGGAGTTCCTCGCAATAGCGCTTGCCTGCGCTCGCATCGGCGCCGCGGCCAACCCGGTAATGCCGATCTTCCGCCAGCATGAGCTGAAGTTCATGCTCAGGCTCGCAGAATCCAAAGTCTTCATCGTCCCGAAGACCTTCCGCGGGTTTGACCACGAAGTGATGGGGCGCGATCTCATGTCCGAACTACCCGACCTGAGGCGACTGGTGGTACTCGGTGGCGACGGCGAGGACAACTTCGAGCGTGCCCTGCTGCGCGACGACACACCCCCTCTGGCCACCGAAGCACTTGCCCCCGACGACGTGCTGCTGCTGATGTACACCTCCGGCACGACCGGAGAGCCCAAGGCAGTGATGCACACCTCCAATACGCTGTTCTCCAATCTGCATGCATACATTCAGGTCATGCAACTCAGCGAGGCAGACATCGTACTGGGTGCATCGCCGATGGCCCATCTGACAGGTTTTGGCTATCTGGCCATGCTGCCGCTGATCCTGAACTCCACCACGGTCCTGATGGACATCTGGGATCCGAAACGTGCCTTGCAGATCGCCCGCGACGAGGGCGTCACCTTCAGCATGGCCTCGGCCGCCTTCGTCAGCGACATGTGCCTGGCGGTCGAGAACGGTGAGCAACCGGCGCCAACGTTCACCAAGTTCAACTGCGCGGGCGCACCGATTCCGCCTGTGGTGATCGAGCGTGCGCACCGACTGATGGGCCTGCGCATCAGCTCGGCCTGGGGGATGACCGAGTGTGGCGCGATCACCATCACCGAACCGACGCGCGCACTGGAAAAATCCGGCGTGTCCGACGGGCGCCTGGTGCCCGGGATCGAACTACGGGTCGTGGATGCCAACGGCAACCCCTTGCCGGCTGGTGAAACCGGCGAGTTGTACATCCGCGGCGCCTCGCTGTTCGCCGGTTACCTCAAGCGTCCGCAACTCAACGCAACCAACGACGAAGGTTGGTTCCACACCGGCGACCTTGCCTTCATCGATGCCGAGGGCTATCTGCGCATCAACGGTCGCAGCAAGGATATTGTCATTCGCGGCGGTGAGAACATCCCGGTGATGGAAGTCGAGAACCTGCTGTACAAGCACCCCGCGATCCTCACCTGCGCCATCGTCGGCTATCCCGACAAGCGTCTTGGCGAACGGGCCTGCGCCTTCGTCACGCTCAAGCCGGGAGCGTGCTTCAGCTTCGAGGAAATGAGCCGGTACCTGGCCGAGCAGAAGATCGCCATACAGTACGTGCCGGAGCGATTGGAGATCCTTGAGAGTCTCCCCGCCACTCCCAGCGGCAAGCTGCAGAAGTTCAAGCTTCGCCAGATGGCTCAGCAGTTCGCCGTCGACGCGAACTGCTGA
- a CDS encoding TatD family hydrolase, with the protein MYVDSHCHLDFPDLIAREDEVLAAMAASAVTHALCISVTLEDFPAVRGLAERHGNLYASVGVHPDNADCEEPDEARLLALADHPRVVAIGETGLDYYWHKDEPEWQRARFRTHIRAARRAGKPLIIHTRNAAADTLRLMREEAAGEAGGVMHCFTESQEVADAALDLGFYISFSGIVTFKNAKALKEVATRVPLDRLLIETDAPYLAPTPHRGKTNEPAYVVHVAEEIARLRKEPLERIAQATTDNFFRLFRHASRH; encoded by the coding sequence ATGTACGTAGATTCCCACTGCCATCTCGATTTTCCCGACCTGATCGCGCGCGAGGACGAAGTGCTCGCAGCGATGGCCGCCAGCGCCGTCACCCATGCCTTGTGCATTTCGGTGACGCTGGAGGACTTTCCCGCCGTCCGTGGTCTGGCCGAGCGCCACGGCAACCTGTACGCATCGGTCGGCGTGCATCCGGACAATGCCGACTGCGAGGAGCCCGACGAGGCCCGCCTGCTGGCGCTGGCCGATCATCCGCGGGTGGTGGCGATCGGCGAGACCGGGCTGGATTACTACTGGCACAAGGACGAGCCCGAGTGGCAGCGCGCGCGCTTCCGCACCCACATCCGCGCCGCGCGCCGTGCTGGGAAGCCGCTGATCATCCACACCCGCAATGCCGCGGCCGACACCCTGCGCCTGATGCGCGAGGAAGCGGCCGGCGAGGCGGGCGGGGTGATGCACTGCTTCACCGAGAGCCAGGAGGTGGCCGACGCCGCGCTCGACCTCGGCTTCTACATCTCCTTCTCCGGCATCGTCACCTTCAAGAATGCCAAGGCGCTCAAGGAAGTCGCCACCCGGGTGCCGCTCGACCGCCTGCTGATCGAGACCGATGCGCCCTATCTTGCCCCCACGCCCCACCGCGGCAAGACTAACGAACCGGCCTACGTGGTGCATGTGGCCGAAGAGATCGCCCGCCTGCGCAAGGAACCGCTGGAACGCATCGCGCAGGCCACTACCGACAACTTCTTCAGGCTGTTCCGCCATGCATCCCGTCATTGA
- the mltG gene encoding endolytic transglycosylase MltG, which produces MKLLLRLVLLLVVLAGLAAAAVWWIAARPLVLPAPVVDFTVQRGHNMRQAANAIAAAGVPVEPRLLYWTARLAGKAQHIKAGSYEVHAGLTIWQLILKLSSGDVSQADLTLVEGWNFRQMRAAVEAHPFLEQDATALSDAEILQRIGAAETHPEGLFFPDTYLFDKYSSALALYRRAYQAMQQRLQREWETRQAGLPLASPYEALILASIVEKETGRPEDRGLVASVFVNRLRIGMRLQTDPTVIYGYGEAFEGRLRRRHLDTDHPWNTYTRAGLPPTPIALPGMDSLRAALQPPASEYFYFVSRGDGSSQFSRNLAEHNRAVNRYQRGGKGS; this is translated from the coding sequence ATGAAGCTTCTGCTGCGCCTCGTCCTCCTGCTCGTCGTGCTCGCCGGCCTGGCTGCGGCCGCGGTGTGGTGGATTGCCGCCCGCCCGCTGGTGCTGCCCGCGCCGGTGGTCGACTTCACCGTGCAGCGCGGGCACAACATGCGCCAGGCGGCCAACGCGATCGCGGCAGCCGGCGTGCCGGTGGAGCCGCGCCTGCTCTACTGGACCGCGCGCCTGGCAGGCAAGGCCCAGCATATCAAGGCCGGCAGCTACGAGGTGCATGCGGGCCTGACCATCTGGCAGCTGATCCTCAAGCTGTCCAGCGGCGATGTCTCGCAGGCGGACCTGACCCTGGTCGAAGGCTGGAACTTCCGCCAGATGCGTGCGGCGGTCGAGGCCCATCCCTTTCTCGAACAGGACGCCACGGCTCTCTCGGATGCGGAGATCCTGCAGCGCATCGGCGCCGCCGAGACGCACCCCGAGGGGCTGTTCTTCCCCGACACCTATCTGTTCGACAAGTACTCCAGTGCGCTGGCGCTCTACCGGCGCGCCTATCAGGCCATGCAGCAGCGCCTGCAGCGCGAGTGGGAGACGCGCCAGGCCGGCCTGCCGCTGGCTTCGCCCTACGAGGCGCTGATCCTCGCTTCCATCGTCGAGAAGGAAACCGGGCGGCCGGAGGACCGCGGCCTGGTCGCCTCGGTGTTCGTGAACCGCCTGCGCATCGGCATGCGCCTGCAGACCGACCCGACGGTGATCTACGGCTACGGCGAAGCCTTCGAAGGCCGGCTGCGCCGCCGCCATCTCGACACCGACCACCCCTGGAACACCTACACCCGCGCCGGCCTGCCGCCCACACCGATTGCGCTGCCGGGCATGGACTCGCTGCGCGCCGCGCTGCAGCCGCCGGCGTCGGAGTACTTCTACTTCGTGTCCCGGGGCGACGGCAGCAGCCAGTTCTCGCGCAACCTCGCCGAGCACAACCGGGCGGTCAACCGCTATCAGCGCGGAGGCAAGGGCAGTTGA
- the gdhA gene encoding NADP-specific glutamate dehydrogenase, whose product MKYQSLEEFLAYVEERNPGQPEFQQAVVEVMESIWPYIAEHPRYAEHGLLDRLIEPERAIVFRVSWVDDKGEVKVNRGYRIQHSSAIGPYKGGLRFHPSVNLSILKFLAFEQTFKNALTTLPMGGGKGGSDFDPKGKSPGEVMRFCQAFVTELYRHVGSDTDVPAGDIGVGGREVGFMAGMMKKLSNRADCVFTGKGLSFGGSLIRPEATGYGTVYFAEEMLRHAGRSMEGLRVSVSGSGNVAQYAVEKAMAFGARVITVSDSSGTVIDEEGFTAEKLAELMEVKNHLYGRVSDYAERVGARFEAGVRPWHVPVDIALPCATQNELDANDAATLVKNGVICVAEGANMPSTAEAVKVFEHNGVLYAPGKASNAGGVATSGLEMSQNAMRISWTREEVDGRLQEIMRGIHNACLQYGKRADGLVSYVDGANVAGFVKVADAMLAQGVI is encoded by the coding sequence ATGAAGTATCAGAGTCTTGAAGAGTTCCTCGCCTACGTGGAGGAACGCAACCCCGGCCAGCCGGAATTCCAGCAGGCGGTAGTCGAGGTGATGGAGAGCATCTGGCCCTATATCGCCGAGCATCCGCGTTACGCGGAGCACGGCTTGCTCGACCGCCTTATCGAACCTGAGCGGGCGATCGTTTTCCGTGTCTCCTGGGTGGACGACAAGGGCGAGGTCAAGGTCAATCGCGGCTACCGCATCCAGCACAGTTCGGCGATCGGCCCCTACAAGGGCGGCCTGCGCTTCCATCCCTCGGTGAATCTCTCCATCCTGAAGTTCCTCGCCTTCGAGCAGACCTTCAAGAACGCGCTCACCACCCTGCCGATGGGCGGCGGCAAGGGCGGCTCCGACTTCGACCCGAAGGGCAAGAGCCCCGGCGAAGTGATGCGCTTCTGCCAGGCCTTCGTCACCGAGCTGTATCGCCACGTCGGTTCGGACACCGACGTGCCGGCCGGCGACATCGGCGTGGGCGGGCGTGAAGTCGGCTTCATGGCCGGCATGATGAAGAAACTCTCCAACCGCGCCGACTGCGTGTTCACCGGCAAGGGCCTGTCCTTCGGCGGTTCGCTGATCCGCCCCGAGGCCACCGGCTACGGCACGGTGTACTTTGCCGAGGAAATGCTGCGCCACGCCGGTCGCAGCATGGAAGGCCTGCGCGTGTCGGTGTCCGGCTCCGGCAACGTCGCCCAGTATGCGGTGGAGAAGGCGATGGCCTTCGGCGCCAGGGTCATCACCGTATCCGATTCCAGCGGCACGGTGATCGACGAGGAAGGCTTCACCGCCGAGAAGCTCGCCGAGCTGATGGAAGTGAAGAACCACCTCTACGGCCGCGTCAGCGACTACGCCGAGCGCGTCGGCGCCAGGTTCGAAGCCGGCGTGCGCCCCTGGCACGTGCCGGTGGACATCGCGCTGCCGTGCGCCACCCAGAACGAGCTGGACGCCAACGACGCCGCCACCCTGGTGAAGAACGGCGTGATCTGCGTGGCCGAAGGCGCCAACATGCCCTCGACCGCCGAGGCGGTGAAGGTGTTCGAGCACAACGGCGTGCTCTACGCGCCGGGCAAGGCTTCCAATGCCGGCGGCGTGGCCACCTCGGGTCTGGAAATGAGCCAGAACGCGATGCGCATCTCGTGGACCCGCGAAGAGGTCGACGGCCGTCTGCAGGAAATCATGCGCGGCATCCACAACGCCTGCCTGCAGTACGGCAAGCGCGCGGATGGCTTGGTGAGCTATGTGGACGGCGCCAACGTGGCCGGTTTCGTCAAGGTGGCGGACGCGATGCTGGCGCAGGGCGTGATCTGA
- a CDS encoding NAD(P)/FAD-dependent oxidoreductase, translated as MERRNFLRGLAASALAGSLPLKALAQNGAGARVVVVGGGFAGATCARYLKRWAPAAEVVLIEAAEAFVACPMSNRVIGGTMSIRDLTRSHATLSAAHGVQVVRDTVTAIDAGARRVSLARGGAMSYDRLVVAPGIDFAYDSLPGLESAAAQEQVLHAWKAGPQTQELRRRLVALPQGGVFAIHIPAMSYRCPPGPYERACLVARSLQRSNPRAKVLVFDANPDVVAKKSLFLDAFRNRYKGMIEYVPNAGYEEMDAAGGELRFDVQAGIKADLWNVIPPQRAGIIARKAGLANVGGRWCEVDFLSYESKVAPGVHVIGDSIASAPGLPKSAHMANQQAKVCAAAIAALLAGKPVSDEPIVTNTCYSFVNEKEAIHVAGVYRYDADKRTMAAVPGAGGLSSAATSEEGFMALAWAFNILNDTLG; from the coding sequence ATGGAACGCAGGAATTTCCTTCGCGGCCTCGCCGCATCGGCACTGGCCGGCAGCCTGCCGCTGAAGGCCCTTGCGCAGAACGGCGCCGGCGCGCGCGTCGTGGTGGTCGGCGGCGGCTTTGCCGGTGCGACCTGCGCACGCTACCTCAAGCGCTGGGCGCCCGCCGCTGAGGTCGTATTGATCGAAGCGGCCGAGGCCTTCGTGGCCTGCCCGATGAGCAACAGGGTGATCGGCGGGACGATGAGCATCCGCGATCTCACCCGTTCGCACGCCACGCTGTCCGCCGCCCACGGCGTGCAGGTGGTGCGCGACACGGTGACCGCAATCGATGCCGGTGCCCGGCGCGTGAGCCTCGCGCGCGGCGGCGCGATGAGCTACGACCGGCTGGTGGTCGCACCCGGTATCGATTTCGCCTACGACAGCCTGCCGGGGCTGGAGAGCGCGGCCGCCCAGGAGCAGGTGCTGCACGCCTGGAAGGCCGGGCCGCAGACCCAGGAACTGCGCCGCCGCCTGGTGGCCTTGCCGCAGGGCGGGGTGTTCGCCATCCACATTCCGGCCATGTCCTACCGCTGTCCGCCGGGGCCGTATGAGCGCGCCTGCCTGGTGGCACGCTCGCTCCAGCGCAGCAACCCGCGTGCAAAGGTGCTGGTGTTCGATGCCAACCCGGATGTGGTCGCCAAGAAGAGCCTGTTCCTCGATGCCTTCCGCAACCGCTACAAGGGCATGATCGAGTACGTGCCCAACGCCGGTTACGAGGAGATGGACGCGGCCGGCGGCGAGCTGCGTTTCGACGTGCAGGCGGGCATCAAGGCCGACCTGTGGAACGTGATCCCGCCACAGCGCGCCGGCATCATTGCTCGCAAGGCGGGGCTGGCCAACGTGGGCGGTCGCTGGTGCGAGGTCGACTTCCTGAGCTACGAGTCGAAGGTCGCGCCGGGGGTGCATGTGATCGGCGACTCGATCGCTTCGGCGCCGGGCCTGCCCAAGTCCGCGCACATGGCCAACCAGCAGGCCAAGGTGTGCGCCGCCGCGATCGCCGCCTTGCTCGCGGGCAAGCCGGTGAGCGACGAGCCCATCGTCACCAACACCTGCTACAGCTTCGTGAACGAGAAAGAAGCGATCCACGTCGCCGGCGTGTACCGCTACGACGCCGACAAGCGGACGATGGCCGCGGTGCCGGGCGCCGGCGGTTTGTCCTCGGCGGCCACCAGCGAGGAAGGTTTCATGGCGCTGGCCTGGGCCTTCAACATCCTCAACGACACCCTGGGCTGA
- a CDS encoding PilZ domain-containing protein translates to MSEQAKPQVARPSVLSLNINSKSALYAAYMPFLVNGGIFVPTPKSHTLGDEVFMLLQLMDDPTKHPVAGTVVWVTPHGAQGGKTQGVGVHFSEDESGKAVKHRIEQILAGHLGSNRPTHTI, encoded by the coding sequence ATGAGTGAGCAGGCCAAGCCCCAGGTGGCGCGCCCCAGCGTGCTGTCGCTGAACATCAACTCCAAGTCGGCCCTCTACGCCGCCTACATGCCTTTCCTGGTGAACGGGGGGATCTTCGTACCCACCCCCAAGAGCCACACCTTGGGCGACGAGGTGTTCATGCTGCTGCAGCTGATGGACGACCCGACCAAGCATCCGGTGGCCGGCACCGTGGTATGGGTCACCCCGCACGGTGCGCAGGGCGGCAAGACCCAGGGCGTGGGCGTGCACTTCAGCGAGGACGAATCCGGCAAGGCGGTCAAGCACCGCATCGAGCAGATCCTCGCCGGGCATCTCGGGTCCAATCGCCCCACCCACACCATCTGA
- a CDS encoding c-type cytochrome codes for MHKGVVATMFLVASGLSPALAAQDDAKAVGWAAGCFACHGPDGRSEGGMPTLAGQSADGIYQALVEFKSGKRTATVMDRHAKGYSNDQLRRIADVLGAAKE; via the coding sequence ATGCACAAAGGGGTCGTTGCCACCATGTTCCTTGTCGCCAGTGGGCTGTCACCGGCCCTGGCGGCGCAGGACGACGCCAAGGCCGTCGGCTGGGCGGCCGGCTGTTTTGCCTGTCACGGCCCGGACGGCCGCTCCGAAGGGGGCATGCCCACGCTCGCCGGCCAGTCGGCCGACGGCATCTACCAGGCCCTGGTCGAGTTCAAGAGCGGCAAGCGCACGGCCACGGTGATGGACCGGCACGCCAAGGGCTATTCCAACGATCAGTTGCGCCGCATCGCCGACGTGCTCGGCGCGGCGAAGGAGTGA
- a CDS encoding SDR family NAD(P)-dependent oxidoreductase, with translation MNPSSHPTPTKKGRLAGRCALVTGAGGPMGRAIALRFAAEGASLMLTDISSARLEAAVKETLARYPEVRVASRRADVRLPEEIDAIRRTADAELPPVDILVNVVGGLRGELYQSMFSIDPSRWDETMDLNLKGTLLLSQCFAAGMLERGYGRIVNFCSIAYGGEQGQSAYGAAKAAVASLTRSMALELAPHVNVNCVAPGLIETSVLERMDPKVVDGYREACALRRLGRAEEIAHVALFLASEESSYVTGEIVRVSGGRWPSL, from the coding sequence ATGAACCCCAGTTCGCACCCCACTCCAACGAAAAAAGGTCGCCTGGCTGGACGGTGTGCTCTGGTCACCGGCGCCGGCGGCCCGATGGGACGGGCAATAGCCCTGCGCTTCGCCGCCGAGGGTGCCAGCCTGATGCTGACCGACATCTCGTCTGCCCGCCTGGAAGCCGCGGTGAAGGAGACCTTGGCGCGATACCCCGAGGTACGCGTGGCGAGCCGACGCGCCGACGTACGTCTTCCGGAAGAGATCGACGCAATCCGTCGGACGGCCGACGCCGAGTTGCCGCCGGTGGATATCCTGGTCAACGTGGTCGGCGGTCTGCGCGGCGAACTCTACCAGTCCATGTTCAGCATAGACCCGTCTCGCTGGGACGAGACCATGGATCTGAATCTGAAGGGCACTCTGCTACTGTCACAATGCTTCGCGGCCGGCATGCTCGAGCGCGGTTACGGCCGCATCGTCAACTTCTGTTCGATAGCGTATGGCGGCGAGCAAGGCCAGAGCGCGTATGGCGCAGCCAAGGCGGCGGTTGCTTCGTTGACCCGGAGCATGGCGCTCGAATTGGCCCCGCACGTGAATGTAAACTGCGTTGCCCCCGGTCTGATAGAGACCAGCGTGCTCGAACGCATGGATCCGAAGGTCGTGGACGGCTACCGAGAGGCATGCGCCCTGCGCCGTCTCGGCAGGGCGGAGGAGATTGCGCATGTCGCGCTCTTCCTGGCCAGCGAAGAGTCGAGCTACGTCACCGGCGAGATCGTCCGTGTCTCCGGTGGCCGCTGGCCGTCACTGTAG
- the tmk gene encoding dTMP kinase — protein sequence MNHTGSRARFITFEGIDGAGKSSQIAAVVELLRARGIEVEQTREPGGTPLGERLRELLLHEAMHLETEAMLMFAARREHLAARILPALAAGRWVVSDRFTDATYAYQVGGRGLDEARFDALERWVHPDFQPDLTLVFDLPPAVAAARVANTGAAPDRFEREQRDFFERVREAYLLRARRDSGRMRVVDANRPPEEIRAEVEAIVNERCLA from the coding sequence TTGAATCACACTGGATCGAGAGCACGTTTCATCACCTTCGAAGGCATCGACGGCGCGGGCAAGAGCAGCCAGATCGCGGCCGTGGTCGAGTTGCTGCGCGCGCGCGGCATCGAGGTGGAGCAGACCCGGGAGCCCGGCGGTACGCCGCTCGGCGAACGCCTGCGCGAGCTGCTGCTGCATGAAGCCATGCATCTGGAGACCGAGGCCATGCTGATGTTCGCCGCGCGCCGCGAGCACCTGGCCGCACGCATCCTGCCGGCACTGGCCGCCGGACGCTGGGTGGTCTCCGACCGCTTCACCGATGCGACCTACGCCTACCAGGTGGGCGGGCGCGGGCTGGACGAGGCGCGCTTCGACGCCCTCGAGCGCTGGGTGCACCCGGACTTCCAGCCCGACCTCACGCTGGTCTTCGACCTGCCGCCGGCGGTGGCAGCGGCCCGCGTGGCCAATACCGGCGCGGCGCCCGACCGCTTCGAGCGCGAGCAGCGCGACTTCTTCGAGCGCGTGCGCGAGGCCTATCTGCTGCGCGCGCGCCGCGACTCGGGCCGGATGCGGGTGGTCGATGCGAACCGGCCGCCCGAGGAGATCCGGGCGGAAGTCGAAGCCATCGTGAACGAGCGCTGTCTCGCATGA
- a CDS encoding ankyrin repeat domain-containing protein: MHPVIDRLRHLAFGLCLALTAGLALAQGSSYEDSLSSARLGDTRQLAALLARGIDPDTVDAQGNSLLILAAREGHTDTVASLLQYRAKLGWRNLAGDSALMLAVLKGHEAVVDLLLEAGAPVEHDGWAPLHYAAFEGRLAILDKLLARGAKIDALTPNRATALMLAARNGHVDAVRRLLRAGADTALKNDRGLTAAEWARTQGNTDIADLIEQAGRGRR; this comes from the coding sequence ATGCATCCCGTCATTGATCGCCTTCGTCACCTGGCCTTCGGCCTGTGTCTCGCGCTGACCGCCGGCCTTGCCCTCGCGCAGGGCAGCAGCTACGAGGATTCGCTCAGTTCCGCTCGCTTGGGCGATACCCGCCAGCTGGCGGCGCTGCTGGCGCGCGGCATCGATCCGGACACGGTGGATGCGCAGGGCAACAGCCTGTTGATCCTCGCGGCGCGCGAAGGGCACACGGACACAGTCGCCAGCCTGCTGCAGTACCGTGCGAAGCTGGGATGGCGCAATCTGGCGGGCGACAGCGCGCTGATGCTGGCGGTGCTCAAGGGCCACGAGGCCGTGGTGGACCTGCTGCTCGAGGCCGGCGCACCGGTCGAGCACGACGGCTGGGCGCCTCTGCACTATGCGGCCTTCGAGGGGCGGCTGGCGATCCTGGACAAGCTGCTCGCCCGCGGGGCGAAGATTGACGCGCTCACCCCCAACCGCGCTACCGCCTTGATGCTCGCCGCACGCAACGGTCATGTCGACGCGGTGCGTCGCCTGCTGCGCGCCGGTGCGGACACTGCGCTCAAGAACGACCGGGGACTGACCGCGGCGGAGTGGGCACGCACCCAGGGCAACACCGACATCGCCGACCTCATCGAGCAAGCCGGACGGGGACGCCGCTGA
- the holB gene encoding DNA polymerase III subunit delta' yields the protein MIHPWLAPTWQRLLDLGERLPHALLFVGPPGLGKRDLAEALAARLLCDAPGADGHACGHCPACQWRLSGNHPDLMRIVPAADAVAEAGEGEGAAEPGAGKAKSSQILIEQIRALQESLTVTGHHGSRRVVVLDPAEAMNVFTANALLKLLEEPPAGCVFLLVSSAPRRLLPTIRSRCQQWSFSRPPAEALTTWLAAHDDEAAGLLALTGGLPLAAERMAEQGAGSLLARFVRDIEQLPAGDPLRLAAQWESWLKSKEALAAGFGMATLVDWMQRWVVDVAALRLGGRVRFFPARQGALEALAARTSIASASNCYNEFAQIRRVAQHPLNARLMLEDMLMRYARALSGSRT from the coding sequence ATGATCCACCCCTGGCTTGCGCCCACCTGGCAACGCCTGCTCGACCTGGGTGAGCGTCTGCCGCATGCGCTGCTCTTCGTCGGTCCGCCGGGCCTGGGCAAGCGCGATCTTGCCGAAGCACTGGCCGCCCGGCTGCTGTGCGACGCACCGGGCGCCGACGGCCACGCCTGCGGGCACTGCCCGGCCTGCCAGTGGCGGCTCTCCGGCAACCACCCGGACCTGATGCGCATCGTGCCTGCGGCCGATGCCGTTGCCGAGGCGGGCGAAGGGGAGGGCGCGGCCGAGCCCGGTGCCGGCAAGGCCAAGTCCTCGCAGATCCTGATCGAGCAGATCCGCGCGCTGCAGGAGTCGCTGACGGTGACCGGGCACCACGGCAGCCGCCGCGTGGTGGTGTTGGACCCGGCCGAGGCGATGAACGTGTTTACCGCCAACGCGCTGCTCAAGCTGCTCGAAGAACCGCCGGCCGGCTGCGTGTTCCTGCTGGTGTCCTCCGCCCCGCGCCGCCTGCTGCCCACCATCCGCAGCCGCTGCCAGCAATGGTCGTTCTCCCGGCCGCCGGCCGAGGCGCTCACCACTTGGCTGGCCGCGCACGACGACGAGGCCGCCGGCCTGCTGGCGCTCACCGGCGGCTTGCCGCTGGCCGCCGAGCGCATGGCGGAGCAGGGTGCCGGCAGCCTGCTGGCCCGCTTCGTACGAGACATCGAACAGTTGCCCGCGGGCGACCCGCTGCGCCTGGCGGCTCAATGGGAGAGCTGGCTGAAGTCCAAGGAGGCACTGGCTGCCGGCTTCGGCATGGCGACGCTGGTCGACTGGATGCAGCGCTGGGTGGTGGACGTCGCCGCGCTGCGCCTGGGAGGGCGGGTGCGTTTCTTCCCGGCCCGCCAGGGCGCGCTCGAAGCGCTCGCGGCGCGCACCAGCATCGCCAGCGCGAGCAACTGCTACAATGAATTCGCCCAGATCCGCCGGGTCGCCCAGCATCCGCTCAATGCCAGGTTGATGCTGGAGGACATGCTGATGCGCTATGCGCGCGCCCTATCGGGATCCAGAACATGA
- a CDS encoding enoyl-CoA hydratase has translation MNSPILVDTRDRVGLITLNRPEVLNALNDTLMDALSAALDRFDIDADIGCVVITGSPRAFAAGADIAQIRQLDYVDAYCGNLITRNWERLKTFRKPVIAAVSGVALGGGCELALMCDVILAAESARFGLPEVKIGALPGAGGTQRLPRAVGKAKAMELCLSGRFMNAEEAERSGLVSRIVPDERLLEEALTLAQSIAAYSLPVLMMIKESINRAFEGPLSEGLLFERRTLHAAFALADQKEGMAAFAEKRPPRFTHR, from the coding sequence ATGAACTCTCCCATCCTGGTCGACACCCGTGATCGTGTCGGCCTCATCACCCTGAATCGCCCCGAAGTACTGAACGCGCTCAATGACACGCTAATGGACGCTCTGAGCGCCGCCCTGGACCGCTTCGATATCGACGCCGACATCGGCTGCGTCGTCATTACCGGCTCCCCGCGCGCTTTCGCAGCCGGCGCGGACATCGCCCAGATCCGCCAGCTCGACTATGTGGACGCCTATTGCGGCAACCTCATCACCCGCAACTGGGAGCGCCTGAAGACCTTCCGCAAGCCGGTCATCGCCGCGGTGAGCGGCGTCGCCCTCGGCGGCGGCTGCGAACTGGCTCTGATGTGCGACGTCATCCTCGCTGCCGAGAGCGCCCGCTTCGGTCTGCCCGAAGTCAAAATCGGCGCCCTGCCAGGCGCTGGCGGAACGCAGCGCCTGCCGCGTGCAGTCGGCAAGGCCAAGGCCATGGAACTATGTCTCAGCGGTCGCTTCATGAATGCCGAGGAAGCCGAGCGCAGCGGCTTGGTGTCACGCATCGTGCCGGACGAACGCCTGCTCGAGGAAGCCCTGACACTTGCGCAAAGCATCGCCGCATACTCGCTGCCAGTGCTGATGATGATCAAGGAGTCGATCAACCGCGCCTTCGAGGGCCCCTTATCCGAAGGTCTGCTGTTCGAGCGGCGCACCCTGCATGCCGCTTTCGCGTTGGCCGACCAGAAGGAAGGTATGGCGGCCTTTGCCGAGAAACGCCCTCCGCGTTTCACCCACCGCTGA